Proteins from one Mercurialis annua linkage group LG7, ddMerAnnu1.2, whole genome shotgun sequence genomic window:
- the LOC126656201 gene encoding xyloglucan galactosyltransferase MUR3, with protein sequence MRRRTAASVPFDQMDKGSGKNHQNRLCLLVSLSAFFWIVLLYFHFAVLGSSSSNVDESVILESHPLNSGSQTPSFVTDARVVNTPSKSTPSISTGSETSKINPSGSSISGSEKRDKFQFMRALRTIENKSDSCGGRYIYVHDLPPRFNEDMLKECRSLSLWTNMCKFMTNAGMGPPLENVEGVFSNTGWYATNQFAVDVIFSNRMKQYECLTNDSSIAAAIFVPFYAGFDIARYLWGYNISTRDSASLALVDWLMKRPEWGIMGGKDHFLVAGRITWDFRRLSEEETDWGNKLLFLPAAKNMSMLVVESSPWNANDFGIPYPTYFHPAKDDDVFIWQKRMRNLERKWLFSFAGAPRPDNPKSIRGQIIDQCKQSKVGKLLECDFGESKCHSPSSIMQMFQSSLFCLQPQGDSYTRRSAFDSMLAGCIPVFFHPGSAYTQYTWNLPKDYNTYSVFIPEDDIRKRNVSIEERLSQIPPEQVKMLRENVINLIPRIIYADPRSKLETLKDAFDVAVQAVIDKVTRLRRNIVEGRTEYDNFVEENSWKYALLEEGQREVGGHEWDPFFSKPKDGNSDSGGSSAEAAKNSWKNEQRDHHENKVTM encoded by the coding sequence ATGAGACGCCGCACTGCGGCGAGTGTTCCATTTGATCAAATGGATAAAGGGTCTGGTAAAAATCATCAGAATAGGCTTTGTTTATTGGTGTCTTTATCAGCATTTTTTTGGATTGTGTTGCTATACTTTCATTTTGCTGTTTTAGGCAGTAGTAGTAGTAATGTTGATGAATCTGTTATACTAGAGTCTCATCCGTTAAACTCTGGATCGCAAACTCCGTCCTTTGTTACGGATGCTCGTGTTGTAAACACCCCGTCGAAGAGTACTCCTTCGATAAGCACGGGATCGGAGACATCGAAAATTAATCCTAGTGGTAGCAGCATTAGTGGTAGTGAGAAGAGGGATAAGTTTCAGTTTATGAGGGCTTTGAGGACTATTGAGAATAAGAGTGATTCGTGTGGCGGGAGGTATATTTATGTTCATGATTTGCCTCCTAGATTTAATGAGGATATGTTGAAGGAGTGTAGGAGTTTGAGTCTTTGGACTAATATGTGTAAGTTCATGACTAATGCTGGGATGGGACCTCCATTGGAGAATGTTGAAGGAGTGTTTTCGAATACGGGGTGGTACGCGACGAATCAGTTTGCGGTGGATGTGATATTTAGTAATAGGATGAAGCAGTATGAGTGTTTGACGAATGATTCTTCGATTGCTGCCGCAATTTTTGTGCCGTTTTATGCTGGGTTTGACATTGCGAGGTATCTTTGGGGGTATAATATCTCAACGAGGGATTCTGCTTCCCTTGCTTTAGTTGATTGGCTTATGAAGAGGCCGGAGTGGGGAATTATGGGAGGCAAGGATCATTTCCTAGTAGCGGGGAGGATAACGTGGGATTTTAGGAGGTTGTCTGAAGAAGAAACAGATTGGGGCAATAAACTGCTGTTTTTGCCAGCTGCAAAGAATATGTCGATGCTTGTGGTTGAATCGAGTCCGTGGAATGCCAATGATTTTGGCATTCCTTATCCAACCTATTTTCATCCGGCAAAGGATGATGATGTTTTCATTTGGCAAAAGCGAATGAGGAACTTGGAGAGGAAATGGCTTTTCTCTTTTGCTGGGGCACCACGCCCTGACAACCCTAAGTCGATTAGAGGCCAGATTATAGATCAGTGTAAGCAATCAAAGGTGGGCAAGCTGTTAGAATGTGATTTTGGGGAGAGCAAATGTCATTCTCCAAGCAGCATAATGCAGATGTTCCAGAGTTCGCTTTTCTGCTTACAGCCCCAGGGTGATTCTTACACACGTAGGTCTGCTTTTGATTCTATGTTGGCAGGTTGCATTCCTGTTTTCTTTCATCCTGGATCAGCTTATACGCAATATACTTGGAATCTGCCGAAGGACTATAACACTTATTCAGTGTTTATTCCGGAAGACGATATCCGTAAACGAAATGTTAGCATAGAGGAAAGGCTTAGTCAGATTCCGCCTGAGCAGGTGAAGATGTTGAGGGAGAATGTTATTAATCTCATTCCAAGGATTATATATGCAGATCCGCGCTCGAAATTGGAGACTCTCAAAGACGCATTTGATGTAGCTGTCCAGGCAGTCATCGACAAAGTCACTAGGTTGAGACGGAACATTGTTGAAGGGCGTACAGAATATGATAATTTTGTGGAGGAGAATAGCTGGAAATATGCATTGCTCGAAGAAGGGCAACGTGAGGTGGGAGGTCATGAGTGGGATCCTTTCTTCTCAAAACCGAAGGATGGCAATAGCGATTCCGGTGGTTCATCAGCAGAAGCTGCTAAAAATTCATGGAAAAATGAACAGAGAGATCACCATGAAAACAAGGTGACTATGTAG
- the LOC126657177 gene encoding uncharacterized protein LOC126657177 translates to MDTDTSPIQISYSCDTYTNIRKYATLLAKDCIESSNMKDEEMVTEENDVQTVTHPIQEIELKAASSSGKTKLFIIRNLNMKHTCPVETRFNSQKQASSSHIADSIKQKFLNIKSKYTPTDIKNDLEMINGVKISYMMAYRSREKAFEMLRGKPSESYKFLPTFLYMQATTNPGTLIDIEVRDDDSFLYVFTALNASIKGWQHCSPVMIVDGTFLKAAYGGTLLVATAQDAAGKLFPLAFAIVDSENDKSWEYFFTQIRNAFGLREGMCIVSDRHLSIDKAAEKIYPEATHCVCMFHLLNNIKVNFKRNAKKVKVPFFAAAKAYTENDFNYHMKELDELDERIRPYLEGIGNKRWSRFYSKNNRFKTMTSNPAESLNAALVHARELPVATLLMHLHDLQQEYSYKHRNIAHNTITRMMKKHEDVLAQSYVNSLKLQVKPSSNEVFTVMHNGEKYTVDLKKRTCTCKRFDIDEIPCQHAVVILNEMNREPYDFCSRYYMKEAMLATYSEMVFPIEKQDEWIIPQEVKDMIVLPPQHKTKSGRPKKQRFASPWENLKNAKCNRCGKKGHNRKTCRNAPKKL, encoded by the exons ATGGATAcagatacatctccgatacaaaTATCATACAGTTGTGATACCTATACAAACATCAGAAAGTATGCTACTCTTCTTGCAAAGGACTGTATTGAAAGCAGCAACATGAAGGATGAAGAAATGGTAACAGAGGAGAATGATGTACAAACAGTTACTCATCCAATACaagaaattgagttaaaagCTG CTTCAAGCAGCGGAAAAACAAAATTGTTCATCATTAGGAATCTGAACATGAAACACACATGCCCTGTCGAAACAAGATTTAACAGTCAAAAGCAAGCTTCATCATCACACATTGCTGATTCCATCAAGCAGAAATTTCTtaatatcaaatcaaaatacACGCCTACAGATATCAAAAATGATTTAGAGATGATTAATGGGGTCAAGATCAGCTATATGATGGCTTATAGATCAAGAGAAAAGGCATTTGAAATGCTACGAGGCAAGCCATCAGAATCTTACAAGTTCTTACCAACTTTTCTATATATGCAAGCAACGACAAATCCAGGAACATTAATTGATATCGAAGTAAGAGACGATGACTCCTTTTTGTATGTATTTACTGCTTTAAATGCCTCGATTAAAGGTTGGCAGCACTGCAGCCCCGTTATGATTGTTGACGGAACGTTCTTGAAAGCGGCATATGGTGGCACCCTTCTAGTTGCAACAGCCCAAGATGCTGCAGGAAAGCTTTTTCCTTTAGCTTTTGCTATTGTTGATTCTGAAAATGACAAGTCATGGGAGTATTTTTTCACACAAATAAGAAATGCATTTGGTTTGCGAGAAGGTATGTGCATTGTATCAGATAGGCATCTGAGCATTGATAAAGCTGCAGAAAAGATTTATCCAGAAGCTACACATTGTGTGTGCATGTTTCACCTTCTCAATAACATCAAAGTAAATTTCAAGAGAAAtgccaaaaaggttaaagtTCCATTTTTTGCAGCCGCAAAAGCATACACAGAGAATGATTTCAATTATCACATGAAGGAGCTAGATGAACTAGATGAACGAATCAGACCGTATCTTGAAGGTATCGGTAATAAAAGATGGTCTAGGTTCTACTCTAAGAACAACAGATTTAAGACAATGACTTCTAACCCAGCTGAGTCATTAAATGCCGCACTAGTTCATGCAAGAGAACTGCCGGTCGCAACACTCCTTATGCACTTACATGACCTCCAGCAAGAGTACTCCTATAAACATAGGAACATAGCCCACAACACAATTACAAGGATGATGAAAAAACATGAAGATGTGCTCGCACAAAGTTATGTAAATTCACTCAAGTTACAG GTAAAACCATCTTCAAATGAAGTGTTCACAGTGATGCATAACGGGGAAAAATACACGGTAGACTTGAAGAAGAGAACTTGCACTTGCAAAAGATTTGATATAGATGAAATTCCATGCCAACATGCAGTGGTGATTCTCAATGAAATGAACCGGGAACCCTATGATTTTTGTTCAAGGTACTACATGAAAGAAGCTATGCTAGCAACATATAGTGAGATGGTGTTTCCGATAGAAAAACAAGATGAATGGATTATACCACAAGAAGTCAAAGACATGATCGTACTTCCCCCACAACATAAGACGAAGAGCGGAAGACCCAAAAAGCAAAGGTTTGCATCTCCTTGGGAAAATCTGAAAAATGCAAAATGTAATAGGTGTGGAAAAAAGGGTCACAATCGAAAAACATGTAGAAACGCGCCTAAAAAACTCTAA